Proteins encoded by one window of Candidatus Saccharibacteria bacterium:
- a CDS encoding type IV secretion system DNA-binding domain-containing protein encodes MNQFILLTSTLFALFLFILLAVGFLVYRRIIHHAKNVERSLKFVPLLIRLPPQEANEATNRDVREMIKENITKAEGVFNLLSGITTSKAQIYGRRHISLEIIAEGPMIYFYMAVPASLLSSVQKALASGYPGIQIEKAEDINFFSKVSKASGVQGGELDLKRDSILPINTFRNSDSDALGGILSSLSNLGDDEGAAIQILIRPVSQRWVKRAHRKARAYLTGKKTGGAKAFSAVSESVRAAGGGSGGEKSPAENHQVTDMEKKRSEIIEEKVRTPAFETNIRLVASSGDPAKAKVLLQDMLLGFAQMTQQDANRFEFHPADTPQKIATDFIFRFFNERFLHLHKMVLNSTELATIFHLPSEIIEIATPLQRKGVKEVAAPTGLPELGLVLGTNIFRGVEATIHLSDNDRRRHLYILGQTGTGKSTLLENLMLQDAAAGKGFAFIDPHGDAAEKLLAMLPPGRAEDVIYFSPGDTEVPMGFNIMEYDPNKPEQKDFLIQEAIQMLYKLYDPQHQGIIGPRYEHWFRNAALTVMADPEGGTFVEIPKVFTDDEYLKKKFKYLTDPTVQDFWTGEMAQTDAHSKSEMLGWFVSKFGAFANNEIMRNIIGQKHSAFNFREVMDGNKILLVNLSKGLLGDLNSKLLGMIMVIKFQMAAMSRSDTPEDQRPDFSVYVDEFQNFSTDSFATILSEARKYRLNLIVANQFISQLDEQVRDAVFGNVGSILSFRVGTDDAEYMEKQFQPQFNQADLINIPNGQGVGRVMANGVPTTPFSIHFPPPIGVPNQEILKAMRDLSRSKYGRPKNEVEAEITSSLADK; translated from the coding sequence ATGAATCAGTTTATACTACTAACTAGCACGCTGTTTGCACTGTTTCTGTTTATACTCTTAGCAGTTGGTTTTTTGGTTTATCGACGCATAATTCATCATGCCAAAAATGTCGAGCGAAGTTTGAAGTTTGTGCCGTTACTGATTAGGCTACCGCCCCAAGAGGCCAACGAGGCCACCAATCGCGATGTGCGCGAAATGATCAAAGAAAACATTACTAAGGCCGAAGGTGTATTCAATTTACTATCTGGCATAACAACTTCTAAGGCTCAAATTTATGGCCGCCGACACATTAGTTTGGAGATTATCGCTGAAGGGCCCATGATTTACTTTTATATGGCCGTGCCGGCTAGCCTTTTGAGCTCGGTTCAAAAAGCCCTGGCTTCCGGGTATCCAGGAATCCAGATCGAGAAAGCCGAGGATATAAACTTTTTTTCTAAAGTTAGCAAGGCCTCAGGCGTTCAGGGCGGTGAATTAGATCTCAAACGCGATAGCATACTGCCTATAAACACATTTCGCAATTCTGATAGCGATGCGCTGGGCGGTATTCTCTCCAGCTTATCTAATCTAGGAGACGATGAGGGAGCGGCTATACAGATTTTAATTCGTCCGGTATCTCAGCGCTGGGTAAAACGAGCCCACCGCAAAGCCCGAGCCTATTTGACAGGCAAAAAAACCGGTGGCGCCAAAGCTTTTTCGGCTGTTAGTGAATCAGTTCGAGCTGCTGGTGGTGGGTCGGGTGGTGAAAAGTCCCCCGCCGAAAACCATCAAGTTACCGACATGGAAAAAAAACGATCTGAAATTATTGAAGAAAAAGTTAGAACGCCGGCTTTTGAAACTAATATTCGGCTCGTAGCTAGCAGTGGCGATCCGGCCAAAGCCAAAGTGTTGTTGCAGGATATGTTGCTTGGCTTTGCGCAAATGACCCAGCAAGATGCTAATAGGTTTGAGTTCCATCCAGCTGATACACCACAAAAGATCGCCACCGACTTTATATTCCGATTTTTTAATGAGCGCTTTTTACACCTTCATAAGATGGTCTTAAATTCGACTGAGTTGGCCACCATATTTCACCTACCAAGTGAAATTATTGAGATTGCTACCCCGCTGCAGCGCAAGGGCGTAAAGGAAGTTGCGGCTCCGACAGGCTTGCCGGAGCTGGGATTGGTATTGGGTACCAATATATTTCGTGGTGTTGAAGCAACCATTCATTTAAGCGATAACGATAGACGACGGCACTTATACATATTGGGTCAAACTGGTACCGGTAAATCTACCTTGTTAGAGAACTTAATGTTGCAAGATGCCGCAGCTGGTAAGGGCTTTGCGTTTATTGACCCCCATGGCGATGCCGCCGAGAAGCTCTTGGCGATGTTGCCGCCCGGACGAGCCGAAGACGTAATCTACTTTAGCCCGGGCGATACAGAGGTGCCAATGGGCTTTAACATCATGGAATACGACCCTAACAAGCCCGAGCAAAAAGACTTTCTGATCCAAGAAGCCATTCAGATGCTTTACAAGCTCTACGACCCACAGCATCAAGGGATAATTGGACCACGCTATGAACACTGGTTTAGAAACGCTGCCCTGACAGTCATGGCTGACCCCGAGGGCGGTACCTTTGTGGAGATACCCAAGGTCTTTACTGATGATGAATATCTGAAAAAGAAATTCAAGTATTTAACAGACCCCACTGTCCAAGACTTCTGGACCGGTGAAATGGCTCAAACCGATGCCCACTCTAAATCTGAAATGCTGGGTTGGTTTGTGTCTAAATTTGGAGCCTTTGCCAACAATGAGATCATGCGAAACATTATTGGCCAAAAACATTCAGCTTTTAACTTTCGCGAAGTTATGGATGGCAACAAGATTTTGCTGGTGAATTTGAGCAAAGGCCTACTTGGCGACCTCAACTCCAAGTTGCTAGGTATGATTATGGTTATTAAGTTTCAGATGGCGGCTATGAGTCGAAGCGATACACCCGAAGATCAGCGCCCCGATTTTTCTGTGTACGTAGATGAGTTTCAGAACTTTAGTACTGATAGTTTTGCAACCATTCTCTCGGAAGCTCGAAAATACCGGCTAAACCTAATTGTGGCCAATCAATTTATATCGCAATTGGACGAGCAGGTGCGTGACGCCGTATTTGGAAATGTCGGCTCAATTTTAAGCTTTCGGGTAGGAACCGACGATGCTGAATACATGGAAAAACAATTCCAGCCACAATTTAATCAGGCCGACCTTATAAATATACCCAATGGCCAAGGTGTTGGCAGGGTTATGGCCAATGGTGTGCCAACCACACCGTTTAGTATTCATTTCCCACCACCAATAGGCGTGCCTAATCAAGAAATTTTAAAAGCCATGCGCGATCTAAGCCGTAGTAAGTATGGTCGGCCCAAGAACGAAGTCGAAGCCGAAATTACCAGTAGCCTGGCCGACAAATAA